A genomic window from Myotis daubentonii chromosome 4, mMyoDau2.1, whole genome shotgun sequence includes:
- the LYRM1 gene encoding LYR motif-containing protein 1, with the protein MTTATRQEVLGLYRRIFRLARQWQAASGRVEDTAREKQYICHEARTLFRKNKNLTDTDQIKQCIDECTARIEIGLHYQIPYPRPIHLPPMGLTSLRGRGLRSQEKLRKLSKPVYLKSHDEVS; encoded by the exons ATGACCACAGCCACGAGACAAGAAGTGCTTGGCCTGTACCGCCGAATCTTCCGGCTTGCGAGGCAGTGGCAGGCAGCGTCGGGGCGGGTGGAAGACACCGCGAGAGAAAAACAGTACATCTGCCACGAAGCCAGGACGCTGTTccggaaaaacaaaaat ctcacagacacagacCAGATTAAGCAGTGCATAGATGAATGCACAGCTAGGATCGAAATCGGACTGCACTACCAGATCCCGTATCCAAGGCCA ATTCATCTGCCTCCAATGGGCCTTACCTCACTACGAGGCCGGGGACTTCGAAGCCAGGAGAAACTGAGGAAACTTTCCAAACCAGTATATCTCAAGTCTCATGATGAGGTTTCCTAA